One window from the genome of [Mycobacterium] stephanolepidis encodes:
- a CDS encoding ImmA/IrrE family metallo-endopeptidase — translation MAPAGTSSLMTLVEMWGLQRGRPIAIEDGRLPVGVFGQWLSFPDRDVLKVRSEELSRERTIAHELGHMVLGHRGQAITEYATAHMEAASVGLVAFMLQRSCDETRAWPDEEIDAECFAGLVLRRLERAGAAAEPSSRRRIDDMFC, via the coding sequence GTGGCACCGGCAGGCACATCCTCGCTGATGACGCTCGTCGAGATGTGGGGCCTGCAGCGCGGCAGGCCAATTGCGATCGAGGACGGGCGGTTGCCCGTCGGGGTTTTTGGGCAGTGGTTGTCTTTCCCGGACCGGGATGTGTTGAAGGTCCGATCAGAGGAGTTGTCGCGAGAGCGGACTATTGCTCATGAACTCGGCCATATGGTCCTCGGTCACCGTGGGCAGGCGATCACCGAGTACGCGACAGCGCACATGGAGGCTGCCTCGGTAGGTCTGGTGGCCTTCATGCTGCAGCGATCGTGTGACGAAACCCGAGCGTGGCCCGATGAGGAAATCGATGCAGAATGTTTCGCGGGCCTGGTCTTACGCCGTCTGGAACGAGCGGGTGCGGCCGCGGAGCCGTCGTCTCGGCGGCGCATTGACGACATGTTCTGCTGA
- a CDS encoding kinase, whose protein sequence is MTTLLADPVAQVIATAEELLSKRAGATVTLAEPEDLGGSGPAIVLRVRAVQNPFALPKSMVIKQVPEGGSEAAVLREVVSYQFANSLTAKHRPGPELVAYSIAERLIVLTDLGSAPTMSELLAERNRAAINHALMAWAQALGRMHVATVGREGDFAALLRRVDVKKTDVDPSQQRIGGAETIDPLQQILRSEYALEVPPTLISRLQQTAELFGKGGVRAFSPSEVAPDNILVTEHGVRILDYEWGGFRDIVLDIAHALTVYPEFLGAAEREEVAELDDAMTEAWRSDVASIAPGLADDETLARRVLDARLMWVWLATHEYFTIDVDLDDETVAFGNPAPSHSALLGRWTALHAAAERVGDSVVAGHATDVIAALRGESFMED, encoded by the coding sequence ATGACGACACTATTGGCAGACCCCGTCGCGCAGGTTATCGCCACAGCCGAGGAGTTGCTCTCCAAGCGTGCAGGGGCAACCGTCACGTTGGCCGAACCCGAAGATCTCGGTGGCAGCGGGCCTGCGATCGTCCTTCGGGTGCGCGCGGTGCAGAACCCTTTCGCGTTGCCCAAGTCCATGGTGATCAAGCAGGTCCCCGAAGGGGGATCCGAGGCCGCCGTGCTCCGCGAGGTTGTGTCGTATCAGTTCGCAAACTCCTTGACGGCCAAGCATCGGCCCGGCCCCGAGCTGGTTGCCTACTCCATTGCCGAACGACTCATCGTGCTTACCGATCTGGGTTCCGCGCCGACCATGTCGGAGCTACTGGCGGAGCGTAATCGTGCTGCGATCAACCACGCGCTGATGGCGTGGGCGCAAGCCCTGGGGCGGATGCACGTAGCCACCGTAGGCCGAGAAGGCGACTTTGCTGCACTGCTCAGGCGCGTCGATGTGAAGAAGACCGATGTCGACCCGTCGCAGCAGCGTATCGGCGGGGCTGAAACCATCGACCCACTGCAGCAGATCCTGAGAAGCGAGTACGCCCTCGAGGTGCCGCCGACTCTGATTTCTCGGCTACAGCAAACAGCAGAACTTTTCGGAAAGGGCGGCGTTCGCGCCTTCAGCCCCTCCGAAGTCGCCCCCGACAATATCCTCGTCACCGAACATGGTGTCCGGATTCTTGACTACGAATGGGGCGGATTCCGCGACATCGTGCTGGACATCGCCCACGCACTCACCGTCTACCCGGAGTTCCTCGGGGCCGCCGAACGCGAGGAAGTCGCCGAGCTCGACGATGCGATGACCGAAGCGTGGCGCTCCGACGTGGCGTCGATCGCTCCCGGGTTGGCCGACGACGAGACACTCGCGCGACGCGTCCTGGATGCGCGACTGATGTGGGTGTGGCTCGCCACGCACGAGTACTTCACCATCGACGTCGATCTCGACGACGAGACTGTGGCATTCGGGAATCCCGCGCCCAGCCATTCCGCGCTGCTGGGGCGATGGACCGCGCTACATGCGGCTGCTGAGCGCGTTGGCGACTCCGTTGTCGCCGGTCACGCCACCGACGTGATCGCGGCGCTGCGCGGCGAATCTTTCATGGAGGACTGA
- a CDS encoding TetR/AcrR family transcriptional regulator — MRSEEALTFTERARRAQIVAGAIEVLAAAGYPQTSLAKIAEHVGVAKSAVLYHFTSKTEVIESVMVDVFSRAATSIVPAVHAESTATARLATYIRANIAFIVSNRVSAIALLEIITGYRSDDGLRFDQAASDTEPPAEFAAMDPEAIFVDGIATGEFQRVSPRFMKNALRAALDGAVWELGRDADYDAIGYGEQLVDMFTKAVGAAR, encoded by the coding sequence ATGCGGTCTGAAGAGGCGTTGACGTTCACAGAACGCGCCCGACGAGCACAGATAGTGGCCGGCGCCATCGAGGTGCTCGCCGCCGCGGGTTACCCGCAGACGTCGCTGGCAAAAATCGCCGAACACGTCGGGGTGGCCAAGAGCGCAGTGCTGTATCACTTCACGTCGAAAACCGAGGTCATCGAATCCGTGATGGTCGACGTCTTTAGCCGGGCGGCCACCTCGATCGTGCCTGCCGTACACGCAGAGTCCACCGCGACCGCACGCCTCGCCACCTACATCAGAGCCAACATCGCGTTCATCGTGAGCAATCGGGTGTCCGCGATAGCCCTCTTGGAGATCATCACCGGCTACCGCAGCGACGATGGCCTCCGGTTCGACCAGGCCGCATCCGACACAGAACCGCCCGCCGAGTTCGCCGCCATGGACCCCGAGGCGATCTTCGTCGACGGCATCGCGACCGGCGAGTTCCAGCGGGTGTCACCCCGGTTCATGAAGAACGCCCTGCGAGCCGCGCTGGATGGCGCGGTGTGGGAGTTGGGCCGCGACGCGGATTACGACGCGATCGGATACGGGGAGCAACTGGTCGACATGTTCACCAAAGCCGTCGGTGCAGCGCGATGA
- a CDS encoding glycosyltransferase encodes MTTIVISAYGTRGDVAPLTGLGIRLRDSLSAHVVIAAQHPYAQLVRAAGLEFRPLPGDTETATRDSQHGQALVDGARMRPSGAALAEMRVALAGVGEAMADTAHDADLLLAEGPVGTLLGYHVAEALGVPSAGLSLQPACPTAEFAPPPLTIRSFGGYGNRLVWRLALSGERIYTPLIDSLRHHLGLAPASLRRYHGVRANSWPIVHGYSRHVVARPRDWRAHWYQTGYWWPVRDENWLPSTELEEFLENGPAPVFLGFGSTATSRGPELSEIIATATHAAGVRAVVQRGWAGLTGLGDDVLTIDDVPHSWLFPRMAAVVHHCGAGTAAAALRAGVPSVPVPGIMDQPFWAARLSQAGAATSPLPRVSLRADELSASITQAITESRYRQEAQRLSRLISAEDGVGSAVKIIAAMLDATTMKGAHHGY; translated from the coding sequence ATGACGACAATCGTGATCTCCGCGTACGGCACCCGCGGAGACGTCGCACCGCTGACCGGGCTGGGAATTCGGCTGCGCGACAGCCTGTCCGCGCACGTGGTCATTGCCGCGCAACATCCCTACGCACAGCTGGTGCGTGCCGCCGGCCTGGAATTTCGGCCATTGCCCGGTGATACCGAGACCGCAACGCGGGACTCCCAACACGGTCAGGCACTCGTGGACGGCGCCCGGATGCGCCCCTCGGGCGCTGCTCTCGCTGAGATGCGCGTCGCACTCGCGGGAGTCGGCGAGGCGATGGCCGACACCGCGCACGACGCCGATCTCCTGTTGGCAGAGGGCCCCGTGGGCACTCTGCTGGGGTATCACGTTGCCGAGGCCCTGGGCGTACCCAGCGCAGGACTCTCACTCCAACCAGCGTGCCCCACCGCAGAATTTGCACCCCCACCGCTCACCATCCGTTCGTTCGGCGGGTACGGCAATCGGTTGGTATGGCGCCTCGCCCTGTCGGGTGAACGGATCTACACGCCACTCATCGACAGTCTGCGCCACCACCTCGGATTGGCCCCCGCGTCGCTGCGTCGATATCACGGGGTCCGCGCCAACAGCTGGCCCATCGTGCACGGATACAGCCGGCATGTCGTCGCACGTCCCCGCGATTGGCGCGCGCACTGGTACCAGACCGGCTACTGGTGGCCTGTCCGTGACGAAAACTGGCTGCCCTCAACAGAACTAGAAGAATTTCTGGAGAACGGACCTGCCCCCGTCTTTCTCGGTTTCGGCAGTACTGCAACGTCACGGGGGCCAGAACTATCGGAGATCATTGCCACCGCGACACATGCCGCCGGGGTCCGAGCGGTCGTACAACGCGGGTGGGCCGGACTCACCGGTCTGGGCGATGACGTCCTCACCATCGACGATGTTCCGCACTCCTGGCTGTTTCCGCGGATGGCTGCTGTCGTCCACCACTGCGGCGCCGGTACCGCCGCAGCCGCGCTGCGCGCCGGAGTCCCCTCAGTGCCAGTGCCCGGCATCATGGACCAACCCTTCTGGGCCGCCCGATTGTCTCAAGCCGGTGCAGCCACCAGTCCGCTACCGCGAGTGTCGCTACGAGCCGACGAGCTCTCGGCATCGATTACACAAGCGATCACTGAATCACGGTATCGCCAAGAAGCCCAACGCCTCTCGCGACTGATTAGCGCCGAGGACGGCGTCGGGTCAGCGGTGAAGATCATCGCTGCGATGTTGGACGCCACAACGATGAAAGGTGCACATCATGGCTACTGA
- a CDS encoding F0F1 ATP synthase subunit C, producing the protein MATDLLMGNALLAGAITLAGGAIGAGIGDGMAGAQLIAGVARQPESQNRLFTPFFITVSLVEATFFINVAFMALFVFATPGG; encoded by the coding sequence ATGGCTACTGATCTACTCATGGGCAACGCACTGCTGGCCGGAGCGATAACGCTCGCGGGCGGCGCGATCGGCGCCGGTATAGGTGACGGTATGGCCGGAGCACAGCTCATTGCCGGGGTGGCCCGCCAGCCGGAATCTCAGAATCGTTTGTTTACGCCATTTTTCATCACCGTGAGCCTCGTGGAGGCCACTTTTTTCATCAATGTGGCGTTCATGGCACTCTTCGTGTTCGCCACACCTGGCGGGTAG
- a CDS encoding zinc-binding metallopeptidase family protein, giving the protein MRDFICPQCGQHLAFENSVCLSCGSHVGFSLQDKALLVIANDDGPGFVDSDDHRLCANLHVAECNWLVYGTGAGTLCASCELTRTRPNDSDSTALPAFAEAEKAKRRLIAELAELRLPVTGRDVDTEFGLAFDLLSSEQEPVMTGHHNGVITLDLAEGDDVHREQLRISMDEPYRTLLGHFRHEIGHYFYYRLVGVSVDYAERFRALFGDADADYQAALDRHYQQGVPEGWEANFVSSYATMHPAEDWAETFAHYLHIRDTLDTAASFALAPAGGTFDRRVLGPSGFDTIIEMWLPLAWSLNMVNRSMGRDDLYPFVLPGPVLEKMRLIHEVVMAAGDAAAA; this is encoded by the coding sequence ATGCGTGACTTCATCTGCCCACAGTGCGGTCAGCATCTGGCGTTCGAAAACTCGGTGTGCCTGTCCTGTGGCAGTCACGTCGGGTTTTCGCTTCAGGACAAGGCGCTGTTGGTGATCGCCAACGACGACGGGCCCGGGTTCGTCGACTCCGACGATCACCGCCTGTGTGCAAATCTTCATGTGGCCGAATGCAATTGGTTGGTGTACGGCACGGGAGCGGGCACGCTGTGCGCGTCTTGTGAGCTCACGCGCACCCGGCCCAACGACTCTGACAGCACGGCCCTGCCGGCGTTCGCGGAAGCGGAGAAGGCCAAGCGCCGGCTCATCGCCGAACTCGCAGAACTGCGGCTACCGGTGACGGGGCGTGATGTCGATACCGAGTTCGGGCTGGCCTTCGATCTGCTTTCCAGTGAGCAGGAACCGGTGATGACGGGACATCACAATGGGGTGATCACCCTGGATCTCGCCGAAGGCGATGACGTGCATCGGGAGCAGCTTCGGATTTCGATGGATGAGCCGTATCGCACCCTGCTAGGGCATTTCCGTCACGAGATCGGGCATTACTTCTACTACCGGCTCGTCGGGGTCTCTGTGGACTATGCCGAGAGATTCCGTGCACTGTTCGGCGATGCGGATGCCGACTACCAAGCCGCACTGGATCGTCACTATCAGCAAGGCGTGCCCGAGGGGTGGGAGGCGAATTTCGTCTCCTCCTATGCGACCATGCATCCCGCGGAAGACTGGGCGGAGACCTTCGCGCACTACCTGCATATCCGTGACACGTTGGACACTGCCGCGTCCTTCGCGTTGGCGCCGGCGGGCGGCACCTTCGATCGCCGGGTCTTGGGTCCCAGCGGATTCGACACCATCATCGAGATGTGGCTGCCGCTGGCGTGGTCGCTCAACATGGTCAATCGCTCCATGGGGCGCGATGATCTGTACCCGTTTGTGCTGCCCGGCCCGGTGCTGGAGAAGATGCGTCTGATCCACGAGGTCGTCATGGCAGCGGGGGATGCTGCCGCCGCCTGA
- a CDS encoding transglutaminase family protein: MTDGLRPSGSAVIRYQVTHRTLYQYSDDVTSSYGRGYLTPRDTDWQRCESNELIVEPEPSDSSTGRDLYGNLSSYFHVTTPHRELSVTARSIVDVSTPAPPSAGWEQAWELARPAYAESSGAGALATEFVLDLVPPEITDDVRAYAAVSFTEGRPLGEAVVDLMGRIYRDFQYRSGSTTISTKVSEVLAAGEGVCQDFARMAVTALRTQGLAARYVSGYLATNPPPGQPRLVGADATHAWAAVWVPPDGWVAFDPTNDTVADERYVTVAWGRDYADVPPLRGIIYTDSESSTIKVSVDVAPCEESPAHA; encoded by the coding sequence GTGACCGATGGTCTTCGCCCAAGTGGCTCAGCGGTGATCCGGTATCAGGTGACGCACCGCACCCTGTACCAATACTCCGACGACGTCACAAGCTCCTATGGCCGCGGCTATCTCACGCCACGTGACACCGATTGGCAGCGTTGCGAGTCGAACGAGCTGATCGTCGAACCGGAACCCTCCGACAGTTCCACCGGCAGAGACCTCTACGGGAATCTCAGTTCGTACTTCCACGTCACCACTCCACACCGCGAGCTCAGCGTGACTGCCCGCTCCATCGTCGATGTCAGTACCCCGGCACCGCCCAGCGCGGGGTGGGAGCAGGCATGGGAGCTGGCCCGCCCGGCGTATGCGGAATCGTCGGGGGCGGGTGCGCTTGCCACCGAGTTCGTGCTGGATTTGGTGCCCCCGGAGATCACCGATGACGTACGTGCTTATGCCGCAGTCAGTTTCACGGAGGGACGACCGCTCGGGGAGGCAGTCGTGGACCTGATGGGCCGGATCTATCGCGATTTCCAGTACCGGTCGGGATCGACCACCATTTCCACCAAGGTCAGCGAGGTGCTAGCCGCGGGGGAGGGCGTCTGTCAGGATTTCGCGCGTATGGCGGTCACGGCGCTGCGCACCCAGGGACTCGCCGCGCGTTACGTTTCGGGCTACCTGGCGACGAATCCGCCTCCGGGGCAACCCCGCCTCGTCGGCGCCGACGCCACCCATGCCTGGGCGGCGGTGTGGGTGCCGCCCGATGGATGGGTCGCGTTCGACCCGACGAATGACACCGTCGCCGACGAGCGGTACGTCACCGTGGCGTGGGGCCGCGATTACGCCGACGTGCCGCCCCTGCGCGGCATCATCTACACCGACTCCGAAAGCAGCACGATCAAGGTGTCGGTGGACGTCGCACCCTGTGAGGAGAGCCCCGCGCATGCGTGA
- a CDS encoding circularly permuted type 2 ATP-grasp protein, translating to MIAQYRSARAQGALFEVGRRGSQAGYDEFLAPDGNVRPAWTDLADAIAQRGRPGLDRLLDRVRTLVDSDGITYMDPRRVPGSVPGPDAPTHPVPWRLDGLPLLLDPADWNVLEVGLTQRATLLDAVLSDLYGPQELISSGALPPQLLFAHPGYVRAAHGMALPGRHQLFLLGCDIGRTGVGDFRVNADWTQAPSGAGYAMADRRVVAHAAPDLYEKVAPRPTSSFAQALRLALIDVAPESVEDPTVVVLSPGIHSETSFDQAYLASVLGFPLVESADLVVRDGKLWMRSLGTLRRVDVVLRRVDAGYSDPLDLRADSRLGVVGLVEVLRRGAVTVVNSLGSGILENPGLARFLPELSYRLLDEPLALSGVQTWWGGIDAERSHLLANLSTLLVKSTVAEEVYTGPLQSSETLETLRARIEAAPWRWVGQELPELSVAPTYLRSGALTAAPIGMRLFTVAQRGGYAPMIGGLGYVAASGYSGSTLNSLAAKDIWVQQPDRDQTERALTVAPLDLPAGRSVGADAVSSPRVLSDLFWLGRYGERAENLVRLLSVTRERFHEYRYRQFMEASECVPVLLKALGDITGTDTGSEDLGTQLWSLTVDKERVGSLAQSVERLGLAARAVRDQMSNDTWMVLGGMDRAIAAAAAEFDDSTRSGGNSARADDTVLAATQTQVLAGLLALAGLAAESTVHDIGWTIMDIGKRIERGLGLTALLRSTLTTVRGRAAEQSVTESTLVACESSVMYRRRTRGKISLEAVADLLLFDAVNPRSLLYQVESLRTDLKSLPSASGTSRPERLVEDLVTQLRRIDPADLDTAGEDGQRDTLAETLDNVHQALRELSTVVTRTHLSMPTGMQPLWGPDTTRRLP from the coding sequence CTGATCGCGCAGTACCGCAGCGCTCGCGCCCAGGGAGCACTGTTCGAGGTCGGGCGGCGGGGCAGCCAGGCAGGGTACGACGAGTTCTTGGCGCCCGACGGGAACGTCCGCCCGGCCTGGACCGACTTGGCCGACGCCATCGCGCAACGCGGCCGTCCCGGTTTGGACCGTCTGTTGGATCGCGTCCGCACTCTCGTCGACAGCGACGGCATCACCTACATGGATCCCCGGCGCGTCCCGGGATCTGTGCCCGGACCCGATGCGCCCACCCATCCGGTGCCGTGGCGTCTGGATGGGCTTCCGCTCTTGCTCGACCCCGCTGACTGGAACGTGCTGGAGGTTGGCCTCACCCAGCGGGCCACGCTGCTGGACGCCGTTCTCAGCGACCTGTACGGGCCTCAGGAACTGATCAGTTCCGGCGCGTTGCCACCGCAGCTGCTCTTCGCCCATCCCGGTTATGTGCGGGCCGCCCACGGCATGGCCCTGCCCGGTAGGCATCAGCTCTTTCTGCTCGGATGCGATATCGGCCGCACGGGCGTCGGCGACTTCCGGGTGAACGCCGACTGGACACAGGCGCCCTCGGGTGCCGGGTATGCGATGGCGGATCGCCGCGTGGTCGCTCACGCCGCCCCGGATCTCTACGAGAAGGTTGCACCCAGGCCGACCTCGTCGTTCGCGCAGGCGCTGCGCCTGGCACTCATCGATGTCGCTCCCGAATCGGTCGAGGATCCGACGGTGGTGGTGCTCAGTCCGGGCATTCACTCCGAGACATCGTTCGACCAGGCCTACCTCGCGTCGGTGCTGGGTTTTCCGCTGGTCGAGTCCGCAGATCTGGTGGTACGCGACGGCAAGCTCTGGATGCGATCGCTGGGTACCCTGCGCCGCGTGGACGTGGTGCTGCGCCGCGTCGACGCCGGCTACTCCGATCCGCTGGACCTGCGGGCAGACTCGCGCCTGGGAGTCGTCGGCCTGGTCGAGGTGCTGCGTCGGGGCGCGGTCACCGTCGTCAACTCGCTGGGCAGCGGGATACTGGAAAACCCGGGTCTGGCCCGTTTCCTGCCGGAGTTGTCGTACCGCCTGCTTGACGAGCCGCTGGCGTTGTCGGGCGTCCAGACCTGGTGGGGCGGCATCGATGCGGAGCGCTCGCACCTGCTCGCGAACCTGAGCACGCTGTTGGTGAAATCAACGGTGGCGGAAGAGGTTTACACGGGACCGTTGCAGTCCTCGGAGACGCTGGAGACATTGCGGGCACGCATCGAAGCGGCACCCTGGCGCTGGGTCGGTCAGGAACTTCCCGAACTGTCGGTGGCGCCCACTTACCTGCGGTCCGGAGCTCTCACCGCGGCACCGATCGGCATGCGGCTGTTCACCGTCGCGCAGCGCGGCGGGTACGCGCCGATGATCGGTGGTCTCGGTTATGTCGCTGCTTCCGGATACTCGGGATCGACACTCAACAGCCTTGCCGCCAAAGATATCTGGGTTCAGCAGCCGGATCGTGATCAGACCGAGCGGGCACTGACCGTCGCGCCGCTGGATCTGCCCGCCGGACGATCGGTGGGGGCCGACGCGGTCAGCTCGCCGCGCGTGTTGTCCGATCTGTTCTGGCTGGGGCGGTACGGAGAGCGTGCCGAGAACCTGGTCCGGCTGTTGTCCGTCACCCGGGAACGGTTCCACGAGTATCGGTATCGGCAGTTCATGGAGGCCAGCGAATGCGTCCCGGTGCTGCTGAAGGCGCTCGGTGACATCACCGGCACCGACACCGGATCCGAAGACTTGGGAACCCAGTTGTGGTCGCTGACGGTGGACAAGGAGCGCGTCGGTTCCCTGGCCCAATCGGTGGAGCGGCTGGGCCTGGCCGCACGCGCGGTTCGCGATCAGATGTCCAACGACACCTGGATGGTGCTCGGGGGCATGGACCGGGCGATTGCCGCAGCTGCGGCCGAGTTCGACGACAGCACGCGGTCGGGAGGTAACTCCGCCCGCGCCGATGACACAGTGCTCGCCGCCACCCAAACACAGGTATTGGCAGGGTTACTCGCGCTGGCGGGCCTGGCAGCGGAGTCGACAGTGCACGACATCGGCTGGACGATCATGGATATCGGCAAGCGCATCGAGCGTGGCCTCGGACTGACGGCGCTCCTGCGTTCCACGCTGACGACGGTCCGCGGCCGCGCGGCCGAGCAGTCGGTCACTGAATCCACGCTGGTGGCCTGCGAGTCCTCGGTGATGTATCGCCGCCGCACCCGCGGCAAGATCAGCTTGGAGGCGGTCGCCGACCTGCTGCTGTTCGATGCCGTCAACCCGAGGTCGCTTCTGTATCAGGTGGAATCGCTGCGCACCGACCTCAAGTCACTGCCGAGCGCCTCGGGGACCTCGCGTCCCGAGCGGCTGGTGGAGGATCTGGTGACGCAGTTGCGGCGGATCGATCCGGCCGATCTGGATACCGCCGGTGAGGATGGACAGCGCGATACGCTCGCCGAAACCCTGGACAATGTGCATCAGGCACTGCGCGAGTTGTCCACCGTGGTGACGAGGACGCACTTGTCCATGCCGACGGGGATGCAGCCACTGTGGGGACCCGACACGACGCGGAGGTTGCCGTGA